From Rutidosis leptorrhynchoides isolate AG116_Rl617_1_P2 chromosome 3, CSIRO_AGI_Rlap_v1, whole genome shotgun sequence, a single genomic window includes:
- the LOC139896146 gene encoding serine/threonine-protein kinase UCN-like: protein MTASSQLPDLQNLQPIKVLGSGATGTVFLVHNLIIDPTAHSPFALKVVEKSCYNSGRRARWEVSVLNNLNHNPHPFLPFLIGSYETPEFIAWAIPFCPGHDLNVLRYRYPDHVFSVNIIRFYLAEIVCALQHLHDMNIVYRDLKPENILIQESGHVTLTDFDLSRELHPEKFHYEVKKPKSSRVSPMTRGERSMSFVGTAEYLAPEMVRGDGHEFAVDWWALGILAYEMLYGTTPFRGKNRKDTYGRILMMQPKFNGKTTSLTDFITKLLEKQPTRRLGYRSGASEIKDHPFFGGLRWNNLTEVVRPPYLPSRDNVELTGKRLGVGIKEYFQKMKEPGSSFELPSCNVSLTEF from the coding sequence ATGACGGCATCCTCACAATTACCTGACCTTCAAAATCTCCAACCAATCAAAGTTCTCGGATCCGGAGCCACTGGTACCGTTTTTCTCGTACACAATCTCATCATCGATCCAACAGCTCATTCTCCATTCGCACTCAAGGTTGTCGAGAAATCATGTTATAACTCCGGCCGCCGTGCGCGGTGGGAAGTCTCCGTACTCAACAACCTTAATCACAACCCCCACCCTTTCCTCCCTTTCTTAATCGGGTCATATGAGACTCCCGAATTTATCGCGTGGGCCATACCGTTTTGTCCAGGTCATGATCTTAACGTTCTCCGTTATCGTTATCCAGATCACGTCTTCTCCGTTAACATTATCCGTTTCTATTTAGCGGAAATAGTTTGTGCGTTACAACACCTTCATGATATGAACATTGTGTAccgtgatttaaaacctgaaaacattttAATTCAAGAGTCAGGTCACGTGACTCTCACGGACTTCGACTTGTCACGTGAGTTGCACCCGGAAAAATTTCATTACGAGGTGAAGAAACCGAAGAGCTCACGTGTTTCGCCTATGACACGTGGCGAGCGCTCTATGTCGTTTGTTGGAACGGCAGAGTATTTGGCTCCGGAAATGGTGCGTGGTGATGGTCATGAGTTTGCTGTTGATTGGTGGGCGTTAGGAATACTGGCGTACGAAATGCTGTACGGTACGACACCGTTTCGAGGAAAAAATAGAAAGGATACATATGGGAGGATTTTAATGATGCAACCCAAGTTTAACGGTAAAACGACGTCGTTAActgatttcatcactaagttgttAGAAAAACAGCCCACACGCCGCCTTGGGTACAGATCAGGCGCGAGTGAAATTAAAGATCATCCATTTTTCGGTGGGTTACGATGGAATAATTTAACGGAAGTTGTACGGCCCCCGTATTTACCGTCAAGAGATAACGTTGAGTTGACGGGGAAACGTTTGGGAGTTGGTATCAAGGAGTATTTTCAAAAGATGAAGGAACCGGGATCATCGTTTGAGTTGCCGTCGTGTAACGTGTCATTAACGGAGTTCTAA